In Rhopalosiphum padi isolate XX-2018 chromosome 3, ASM2088224v1, whole genome shotgun sequence, the genomic stretch ACGCCCAGTAGAATAAACAGAACATTTTTCGTCCAATGCATCAACGCCTCcttttgtactattataataagaaatgaTTTCAGGTTTTTGGACGTCATCGTCAAATCCTTTTTGATTGTGCATCGATGAGATTAATAACACTGCTTTATTTGGTTTTGGCACGTAGGATAAAAGTGTAAGATCTTTTGTAAACCCATATTGAGTACTTACTCTGAGTATAACATTACTGTACATCTGTACTACTGAGTACATTGAGTACCCAACTGTACTTTTCTTTTTTGGTAGAAAAGCTTGAGGTATttcacgtttatttttttttaatgtaccaacatatgttaattttttcttttttaaaagttCAACAAGTTCTATGGAACTAAACCAATTATCCGCAGTTACATTACGGTTGGTCCCTTGTATTGGTTTTGACAACCGTAAAACTGATTGTGTAGGCTTAGAAAACTTCCTTTCTGTATGATCTAAGGTAAGTCCATCAGTATTTTGTCCGGCGTAAATGTATGCGTTAAATAAATAGTGACTGCGCGAATCTGTTAAGCACATTATTTTTAACCCGTATTTAGCtggtttattaggtatatacattttaaatttgcatCTACCACGAAAACTTACTAACATCTCATCCACGGTAACACATGAATTCAGAGAGTAATTCAATTTACagttttcaataaattcattaaaaatttcagaaattggTGCGAGTGGATCGTTTTCTTTTCTTTCAGTTCTAGTATCAGAATTATCGAAACGtaaacatgaaattaaaaataaaaaccgttttttaCTCATGACCAGACGAAAAATTTCACGTCCTGTTCCGTCAGTTGCAAATAAGGTGTTTGCATTTTCatgatttgatttaaatacagCTGAGTAAAATAGCAAACCAAACAATGACCTTAGCTCAACTTCgtctacattttttatgaaactttgcataagatttttatatttatgacgaaaactatcaatttttatgtttgtccaaaccaatatttcatttattatattctcagtaaataaaatattccaaatttCAGATGGACGAGCAGTATCGCCAAATTGTTTAATCGGGCGACGCAGTCCAGGaagtttagtaataatattgtgtaatattcatattttaaggttttttataattagtaatttaaaatatatacataattatacaaatttataatatataaataatttttaataaccaacAATCAGcattaaaataagtacctacctacatgtacttaaaatctattttattttttcagttttccTAACTgcagttcttaaaaatatcgtctagtctaatttttattgtacaggTGACGGAGATAGCAGTGTGACAAAAAGGCTACACGAAATTGCACCATACGGCCGCCATTTTCACATCAAAATGATTGAATGTAGAAATCACCTGCTGCGGAATTATTGTTCAAAACTTACCGCATTATCTAAAATAACGAAATATTCATTGCGAgttcgtaaatatttattaaccaaTATACTACGATTTAGGAGTGATGTCACAAAAGCTGTTCAACATTGGAAAAATACTAAAGATACAAACAAAGctcaaaaaataaaaggtaactctttttactttgaaattaattaactatttgaattaattacattcaatatgtatgttttatatctaatcgcatattatttatttatacataaacattattatacagttatattatacatatattaactttttaggTATTCAACAAGATTTGGCTAATGCTCCATTCCATCGATTAGGACAACATACAAATTGCGATtcctatttttgtaataattctaATCTACAGAATACATTAAACTTAGTTCTTGAAGGAGAAAATAATGGAATCATGAGTGAAATCCAAAATATAATGTCCAGATTAATTACAAACGCCGAAAGTTTActcgaaaataaaaacaataatatttgcgAACAGTTTAATTCTATCATAAACAAACACACTGCAGGCAAGAGAATTAACTTTTCAGGGAGAAGAAGCTAGAATACAAGGGTTGAAACCGCTGTGAGAAGATTTCAACTCAAAAAACTTTTTACGgcttatacataaaaaacattCTAATGACTTTAGTCCTggtatataatcaataaatattcaatttttagtttaatttattttccaatagccatatattaattatgtttaatccCAGGAACATTTGGAAGAAAGTTTATCAATAACTGTAATAGGATAAgatcaaacacaataaaaagaCGGCAATTATTTCCAGAAACACGAAAAGTGGCAAAAATGAAGACAAGTGGACCGGACGCTGATTATGGTATGGCTGAACCACTATTAGAAACACTATCACCAGAAcaaatggaaattaaaaaaacagacTTCCTTGCTTCGTTACAAAGAGCTAATGTTGAACAAATAGAAATTGATACCAGAAAACAAAGTGACTGTGATAAATGGTTTCAAGAGCGAAGAGTTCGTCTTACTGCTTCTCGGTTTGGCCATGTCTGCAAAATGCGAAAGACCACTAGTTGTAAGAATTCTGTATATGATATACTTTATGGGTCAGATATTCAGTCCAAAGCTATACAGTATGGAAAGGCCATGGAAGATGTTGCAAGAAAAAAAGCTGAACGTtttctatctaaaaaaatatatgaatgtggTTTATTTGTGGATAAGGAAATTGGATATTTAGCAGCTAGCCCAGGtgatatatactaatatatctttatttatgttatttgtatattttattcataacaaaTCAAATCAAGAGTCTGTTATaagtaaaatagataaaatactataacataattttgaatacgtttatttgttatatgagtactgaacttaaaattatatttttatgttaataattgaccatatatttttattttgttaagatGGGTTGATAGAAGATACTGCTATAGTAGAAATAAAATGTCCGTTTGTGGCTAGAGATACTATTAGCGCAGTTGAAGCTGTACACAAAAAACttgtaagaatataatattgtacaataaacgagtaatcataatataaaataacataacaatgaacatatatctatttttagCTTCAACATTGTTTTATTGATCCGTCAACTCAGGGGAGCGGGTTACCAGTTCGAATATGGTCTGTTCGAACGTCATGTGTTCGATTATAAACTGATCGAATGGTTATATGTTAGAAGTGTTTTGTGTGCGAAAGATCAAGTGTccgaacattttaaataataaatatattattataaaaccgataaaaccgtataataatacggttttatcggttttattatattaaagatatcaataatattgacCGGTATCCcccataatcaatataataattgctgGTTATCGTAAATTCACTCGACACAGTGAGACCACAGCAGCGTAGTTAATTGCGTAGTTATTTCAGTTTATTTAATGTGTTCACTTTTAAAGTTGCCAattcatttgatttttataatttattgtaacaaattaatttagtatatttaatatgagtTTCGAAAGTATGCAAATTATACCTAGTATTCATGGgggtataattttaagtttaaataattttatatttataaaaaataaaaatataattagaaaaaccgatttgaaaaatgtgttttattggaCGTGCAAATTTAAGTGTGGTGCGAAAATTAAAACTATCGAGTCTCGCGATGGCAAACATACAATTGAAGAGCACTGCTCAATACCTGAACATTGTCATGGTCCTGATCTCGTATCTATTGaggtcaaaaaaataaaagaaaaaattaaaattatcgcaCGCAATTCCAATCAAGAAAAAGCTATTCAAATTTACCAAACAGCAATTGCTGGCACTTCAAAAACAATAACTAGCTCGGTAAGCAAAGAATCAGTTAAGCAAATCATTAAACGACAAAGAAAacctattttagaatataaagaACCACAATTTCTCGAAGAAATTAATCCACCTATATCACTATGTAATACACTATGTGGTGAtacatttttggtaaaaaaaaccacagatattttactatttacaacaattgaaaattgtaaGATTCTACAAGAATCAAACTGCTGGTTGGGTGATGGTACGTTTAAAGTTTGCCCAAAACTCTTTTATCAAGTATATGTATTACATGCTTTGATTAAAAAAGGtacacatgaaatatttgtcCCTCTAGTGTTTGCTTTAATGACCGGGAAAAGTCAAGAATTATATACTCAAATGTTCTCTTTAATTAATGAGtactgtatagaaaataatataaatgtaacaacGAATACAAATTTAGAAATTGTGACCGATTTTGAAAAGGCagctattaattgtataaatgaaatatttccaTTCGCAATCCATTTCAACTTGCTTTTTTCACTTTTCTCAAAACATTTATCGAAAAATTCAAGAATTTGGCCTTTCGTCAAAATATACAAACgatgttgaatttaatttacttgcCAGACATTTACCAGCTATGGCATTTCTTCCCGTTAATATGGTTGTATgagtagtaaataaatattgtttatgtgttgtagattattttattttaatcttttggTTAGGTACAAGAAAGTTGGATACTTTTAAAAACACTTTTTGGAGATActgatgaagaaaaaaaattattaaaatattttgaagaaacaTATGTCATAGGAAAAAGTGGAATGCGTTTGAGAGGAAAACCCAAAAGAGACAATTACAACCCACCACTCTTCCCTCCAGAAATGTGGTCAGTGTCAGAACGATTAATCcatggtatttaaaatattacggcCGCATTTacgtttatgaattttatattgaCGCTAAGTGTCTTAGACGAACGATCATAGAATAATGAAACAGTGTTCCCGAACGAGAACTCATCGGCCGACCGCCGAATGCGAATAGTGGGCGTGACTTAAACGCCGCGCGCTTGCGGATCGCAAAAACACTTAACAGCGCGTTCTCTCGGCCGTTGTATACGTTTCACTTTAggtgtagcgtcctcttaaggGCGTTGCATTCACTATAAATTTTCCGTTATAACGACTTAAACGTCTGACAAAAATTATGGTACTTATAGTTGtacgattttaaaaatgtaaaaatatttgaattattcaataaGTCTACTTTGCATCGGTCGgagcaaatatttaatttttaatttttttttttatatacttaatattgaaaatttacaaatttataacaattttaaagtttattatcgtcaagtatatactaaaaattaaaaaagtgctCCGACCGATGCAAAGTAAACTTGTTTATGCATTTAAAcatcttaaaatttttatcatgcGTATAGCAACTTTATATCCATaaattagttttgaatattttgatccAATGATAAAATGAAATTTGCATGCGCGTGTGTAACTTGTGCGTAGCTACTCGTCGCCGACGACTTCAGTAATTGTTATCGTTATCGGCTATcgctatttatataaattactataaatacgtTTTAAGCGCGATTCACATTGGTACGACACGACACGGCACGACACGACACGGCACGACACGACAAAAATGTGTCCAATACACATAGAACCGACATCGGCAAGACGACAACGACAGTATGCAAGTATGCACAGTACGACGAGCACGCTAGTATAATCGGATTGGTGTTACaactttacaatttaaaattattaaaatgtttcgaAATTTATCTTATAAAGATTTGGCCATAATGGCACTATTGCTCGATGAAGAAGAAAATAGCGACCGTGTTGCGAGTAAAAAACGTTCTATTTGGGTTCATGACATCTTAAAGAAAAGGAAAATTGATGGAGAATATATGACTTTGTGTAAAATGTTGGAGGATCATGaagaaaagttttttaaatattttcgaatGACCAGGTTCCAGTTTaatgttctttttttaaaaattgaaaatagtataacaaaacaaaatactcACTTTCGAGAAGCAATACCTCCTAAAGAAAAATTAGCTGTTTGCCTGAGGTATATggcatttgatattttaaaaatatattaattcgcAACAAAATATACTAACATATTTCATTTTACGTGTTTTTTAGGTTCTTGGGAACTGGTGACTCATACCAAACGATTGCATTTAGCTTTAGACTGGGGCATTCAACAGTACAATCAATTGTACTTGAAGTATGCAGTGCAATTATTTTTACGTTGAAAGACGAATATATTCCAATTCCTGGAGAAGAAGATTGGAAGCGAATCGCCAAAGAATTTTGGGAAATTTGGAACTTCCCAAATTGTATAGGCGCGATAGATGGTAAGCATGTCGTAATCGAGGCTCCTCCGAATAGTGGATCACTCtacttcaattataaaaaaaccttCTCCATAGTATTGCTTGCCCTTGTCGATGcacaatataaatttgtagcGGTCGATATAGGAGCATACGGCAAAAATAGCGATGGTGGAATCCtctcaaattcaaatttaggtAAAGCTTTAGagaagaataaattaaatattccaaatgAACAATATCTGCCAAGTACAAATGAAAAATTACCTCTAGTTGTTATAGGAGATGAGGCTTTTCccctcaaaaaatatttattgagacCTTATCCAGGACCTCAAGTACGTGAAgatcagaataaaaaaaaatttaatgatcgTCTGTCAAGAGCACGGAAGGTTGTCGAGGATGCTTTTGGTCAACTAACGGCGAAGTTTAGAATCTATTGTAGAAGACTTAATGCACTACCCAAAAATGCCGATACCATTGTAATGACAACATGTATACTCcacaattatattaaagaagATGCCACCGACGTTCATAGCAGAGAATTTTCATCAAGTTCATCTCTACCTACAGGACTTATAACATCTTTAAATGGTCAAGGAGGTAGCGCCCAACCAGAAGCGTTCGAAAATCgggacaaatttaaaaaatttttttgttcacCAGCAGGAAAACTTCCATGGGAATAGATAACATTTGTATAgctatgtatttatatcattattaaattttattatattggtttttcaaaaatgatgaTTTACCTGTAATTGGACGcagttatattactataaagcagtatctattaataatttggttatatattaatgaatgttacaaaaactataaaatataataagtacttaaaagATAAAACAAAACGTCTTGTTCTTCAAACATAAAATGAAAcctttgtataaaaattgaaacattttttttgtacatctgttataaaatatatttataaaaagaaattgttTTGATGGATccttctgaaaaaaaatattcttttaaagaaaaacaaactTTTACAAGCACGTCATAAACTAAacatagttacaaaaaaaaattgtttagttgaTTTAGTTTCTATCTGCACCTGCTTGAAAATTTTGGAAAAAAGTTGTTGCTGAAAATGTGTTTGATGCCTCTTGGTCATTTTCAGAATGTTGTTGAGGTGTATACCTGTGGTTTGAAGGCTGATGATAATCTTGTTGGTGTTGACCAGGTGAAATCTGAAAATTTTCTACATGCATCCGAGATTGTAAGTTAAAGTTTGAAGTAGATAGTGGAATTGGTTGGAATAGTGGCTGTTGTGTTTGTCGCAAGCTGTCTAATTCTATCTCGGAAACGAtggaaaaaatttttgtttttgctagATGTTGATTGTATGGAGAAAATTGCTTTACAGTTGAACACATACTCAAAAAAAATTGATCCATAGCACTAGAGTCCTTTTTTCCCTCTAGTTGTTCTTCGTCTTTTTTTTCTAGTATGTATTTCATTAATGTTGAAGATGCAGATTCTGaataatttgatacatttttttttggtaatgaTGTTTTTTTGCGAAACTCTTTTGGTGTTGATTGATTAACTGATGTCTCTTTTGGTGTTGATTGATTAACTGATGTGTTTGGACTTGATTGACTATCAAAAATATCAGTATTATGGGTAATATCAATAACAGGTTCAGTGTTTTGATATTGAGGTTGATATTCCTCTTCCGGACCCTTATCAGGTTCAAATGAGTCTTCATCTTCGTCACTCACTATACCGACATTACTAATTGTTTCTCTTTCTTTTAAATGAGTTTTTAAAAACTGCATTTCATCTTCATACttccatttttttataattttagatttttgccCAGACTTAGTAACTGCATGTTTTAAAGCTCTCCTATATGAATCTCGCAAGTTGGcccatatttttttacactcttttactataagttaaataaaatagaattaaaaaaattaaaaaaaaacgggTAAGttagtatcgctctgctgtacattaagGGGTGGGGTGGACCTCGGACTAGGGcaggttaaatttgaatgcaatgataggtatcattgtatacgaaaaacgattctgaacggagatgatttgtcagtctaggatatattatatttaaatattattatatattctattttgaaacaaattcaAACATTGAAGTATAAAAGTTTCAAGATCTTACttcaagtaattttttaaaaataacaaaaatcgaaaattatttattagtaaaaagttattttacacatgtatttttgatttcaaattaaaattaaaactttaaacactcgtaaatttttttataattattctaagcTTAACTTATGGACAGCATAGTATTAAATTCTCAATTCTTAGCTtttgatagtaaaatatttataaattattaactaccaaatagttaaaaatattcatgattttgacgaatttttgtcaatatttgaacttcaaatgctaataaaaaacaattgtgcctatgtatttttataattttcgaatGAGAGTTAGAACAAGTTATGTGGacccttaaattaaattttcaagtaatttgtcccagctaaattttttttatcaacatatataaaaaaaaaatatttcaaatgcctataaatagctcaaaaaaagtcaaaatgttttgaaaatcaaatcacGTAAAGAAAATGGCAATCTAAATAActggtaaaattttcaagtatttacgacttatactatttgaataactacaaatatcaaaaatcgtttgaGGCTAAAAACCGTTATTTAACGcggttttgtaaaaatttaagtttcaaACACTACTAAAAATTTTTTGTCTTAGTCcagtaaagttttttttaaagatatttgaagaaaaatttatGGAAAACCTTgtactaaattttcaaaacttagttataaaagaaaaaatttttacgatttttcaaCCACACAATTATTTGCAAATGTTCgcaattttgacatatttcgaaTTAATTCGAACTTTAagctcttataaaaaaattgtgattaacgattttggggtttttttcaTCActttaagaacaacttataagaAACCTTGTAcaaaattttcaagattttctGGCTGGCCAAaaaatttttatcgttatttttaaaaaaaatacttaaaaaattgaaaatgtcaacTGTCTATTAATAGCtcaaaaaactttgaaaatttaacGGTGAATATAGAACACtaacataaacatttggtgaaaatttcaagtatttacaatgattagtttttcaattacaactatataaaaaaatcgatttggtCAAAAACTGTTtgtgcgtaaaaattcccgtttttctgtcatttttttttgtttttgtcgatttttttgaaaactgttGGAAAATGTTACTTTTGACCTGTATAATGCACCAAGGATATTCACTTTTCCATCGGAAACCACCCccaaagtttaaaattgaagCATTATTTCGACTATTTATGCTGTacacagacacaaaaaaaaacacacatcattgtaaaatcaatacattcttcactccgttcagaatctaaaattcgGGGACTCGCTGTGCTGTTTAGTGCtatgctatattttatataaattatttttaaattattgtaaacaaaactTATGGACAAccttgtgttaaattttcaaaccttaggtgtaaatacttgaaattctataaattttaaactacaaaataactttattatataacattttcacaattttattatattttgtaaaaatttgaactttctacgcttataaacaaaattatgacctacgatatttaattttttttttttttaataacaattagttCAACTTATGAGAatccttatattaaattttcaaaattttatagccagccaaatttagaaaaaatttttagaaatttaaaaaaaaactaaaaaaaatcgaaaatttcaatttccaATAATATGGCTTAAAAACCTCAAAGTCTTTCAAAAGTTATACCATCTATATGTTATgccaatataaacatttttgtcattgtaaaatcaatacattcacaccgttcagaatctaaaattattttgtcattaaaaatatatatacgtaatgttCAACTTTTATAGCTAAGgattgaacatttaaaacaagGATTCTCATAAATAGTTCTTACTGTaaaccaaaaaatctaaaaaatatttaaacacagctactttttatatacatttcaagtttaaatttggacgaaattgcataatataaatctagttaattattatgtagtgtttatttatttattacttacctGGTTGTTTCAATGTGGATGCAATTTCTCTCCAAACACTCTCTTTATATGCGTGATCACTATACTTTTTCATGCTCATATCGTACAAACATGGTCGGTCTCTCACTAGTTCTATTAGCATTTcagtattcattattaataaaatatttttaaattaaaactatcagAAATACGAGTACTGAAATGGACGTCTTTACGTTACAAACCGACacaacaaatgaaaaaaatttaatagttttcaaatatGATACGGTGATATTGTGTTTGGGCATGAAACAACTACGTTTGTACACTATTTTGATTAAtgatatctatttttaaatttaaataatcagatAAATAACAAACATGTAAAATCATTCTAAAATTAGGattttatagacatattattgtaacgtttgttatttataatttaccataCTCTGGAAAATATATATCCTAGGCTAGgttgacaaatcatctccgttcggaatcattttttgtatacaatgatacctatcattgtattcaaattagTGACCACTTTTTTTCAATATggaatttaatactaataataattaaataatattatattaatattaattaaattattttaatattaataaattttaataacatacatttttttcatacaattatcaaaatattgtttaaataacctTCTGGGATATATTACCAAAATACGACCCCCCCTCTCCCGTAAATACGCAACTTCTAGTTACATactaaacactttaaaaaatacattttagaaattgATTCCGACAGACGCAGACAAGCCGACAAAACATTCTCTGAGCGGATAGTCTGTCGTGTCGCGTCGTGTCGTATCGTGTCTGAACGGTGCTGACCGCTTCAGTATGTATATCCGTATAACAttatatggatataatattttgtcgtgTCGTGCCGTGTCGTGCCGTGCCGTGTCGTGTCGTGTCGTGTCGTACCAATGTGAATCGCGCTTTATTGGCAATAATGTATACCACGgctataaatctatatttttccatttttatagcCGTGATGGTACGGAACTAGCCTGCCGTTCGCggattatatcataatataataattagcgtgaacattttatcaataaacaatttattttacttttaaattcttttaCGACTGTATACTGTGGATGTACGTCATTTCGTCGCGGTAATTTTGTCGCACGTCAATTCGTCGCGGTCAATTGGTCGCAAGACAATTGGACGCGTACGACATTTCATCGCGTGTAATATCGACGCATGCTACATTTGGTCGCGCGTCATTTTATCGCATATAggtatattctaaataataataataattttatatatcagtCATTTtagattattgttatatatatttgtatttataaaatgtaaaattaaatttaagcaaagtaataataataataatctaaaaacttcttttttttcacctcaaaaatattactatttataaaaattaaaattatgagcaATACCTTTCAAAACCTCACATATtggattattattaacatttttacatatcTGCATTAATCTAATAGaagaatcattatattttttttttacatggtaCATGCCCAGCAATTATTTGttctattatcattttatttaaactttcttctttttttaatgACTCATTAAAAATGACTCATTTAATTTCCAAATAATTGGTCGTGTATGACTTATCATTGCTGAAAACCCATTATGCCAGCCCTCTATTTTATTGTTAGTCCTGGGTAAACTTTCTTGTAACCTATCATAACAGTTCCAGatttcaatagaaaataatGGAGGTCGACGATTACCTCTCCTATCCAAAATGCCAATCCACGTGCcttcaaaatatgttattagtGGTGATAACATTTGTTCATTTTCGATATAATATGTgctttctaataataattcaaaagatTCTATCACTTTATCGACGGGTACAAATGCAAGTGCACCTAATTTTCGTACTTCTAAAGAAAATTGTACATCGTCACTGTATTGTTTTGCAAGACCATGGTGTTGTATTTGTCTCCAAACCGCTTGACTTGAGTGAAAGAAACATCCGTGAATCTTCGTATGGGGAAATTCGTTTTTAATTGCATTCATCACTGCTTTTTTAAAGTCTACCATAACAGATTTTGGATATAAATCAGGCTTCAATGATTTTAAtgcttgaaataattttatatatgttatttattttttgtccgGTAATAAAACGTATACTAAAGGTATAATATCACTATGAAATACTGAATGAATGGtataaaattggtaaaataaattcGGACAGGATGAAAATGATCCATCTGAAAACCAATGTTCTGaatcttttaataaatttaaatttctctcagtcgaaaataatataatccttTCTTCATATATGTCACTATCACCACTGTCGTACAACAAAAAATTGTCTCCGTCTAAAGTTAATCTGAATTGATCaggaatttcaaaatttaatgtttGTGGATTTGCAGGAACGGCTTCAGAAATGTTCCTAACCCGTTGTATTGTTCTTTTTAAACATTCTGGATTCGGCATTTGACCTGCCACTTTGGAtggtaactaaaataatataataatatttataatataaatagactataatcaaaattattgaaatatttagtatCGTCTCGATTGATAACGtaaaaaatacgaaaacaaacaataaaagaTTAGTGATGAAACTACTCGCacgaaacaatttaataaaactgttaaactgttatatatttaaagtatttaagttgtaagttttttgaaatattatgttcgAAAAAAATTagtgattttaaaatagttaaaaaatatttttaattttaaaattaatataaaa encodes the following:
- the LOC132926106 gene encoding uncharacterized protein LOC132926106, encoding MNTEMLIELVRDRPCLYDMSMKKYSDHAYKESVWREIASTLKQPVKECKKIWANLRDSYRRALKHAVTKSGQKSKIIKKWKYEDEMQFLKTHLKERETISNVGIVSDEDEDSFEPDKGPEEEYQPQYQNTEPVIDITHNTDIFDSQSSPNTSVNQSTPKETSVNQSTPKEFRKKTSLPKKNVSNYSESASSTLMKYILEKKDEEQLEGKKDSSAMDQFFLSMCSTVKQFSPYNQHLAKTKIFSIVSEIELDSLRQTQQPLFQPIPLSTSNFNLQSRMHVENFQISPGQHQQDYHQPSNHRYTPQQHSENDQEASNTFSATTFFQNFQAGADRN